A genomic region of Deltaproteobacteria bacterium contains the following coding sequences:
- a CDS encoding heme-copper oxidase subunit III, translating to MDEPRHLELAKPEPASVLPYRSPHEKQDTTQFLGMVIFLCAWVMLFCGLFLTYGVIRSTQPSWPPPGMPKPPVLLAGVNTVLILLAGVAYQLGQRALRSGARARSIQAFAATVVLGGMFLALQAAMWSDLMARGLSLESGPYGEFFLVLTGFHALHLGVGEAALLYVISQTWRGLFNSARLQAVRLWGMYWHSVTAIWCLTYLFVYVV from the coding sequence ATGGATGAGCCTCGCCACTTGGAGCTCGCCAAGCCCGAGCCCGCGAGCGTGCTGCCCTATCGCTCGCCGCACGAGAAGCAGGACACCACCCAGTTCCTGGGCATGGTCATCTTCTTGTGCGCGTGGGTGATGCTCTTCTGCGGCTTGTTCCTCACCTACGGCGTGATTCGCAGCACGCAGCCGAGTTGGCCGCCGCCGGGGATGCCCAAGCCGCCGGTGCTGCTCGCGGGCGTGAACACGGTGCTCATCCTTCTCGCGGGCGTGGCGTACCAGCTCGGACAGCGGGCGCTGCGGAGTGGGGCGCGGGCGCGGTCGATCCAGGCGTTCGCGGCGACGGTGGTGCTGGGCGGCATGTTCCTCGCGCTCCAGGCGGCGATGTGGTCGGACTTGATGGCGCGCGGGCTCTCGCTCGAGTCGGGGCCGTATGGCGAGTTCTTCTTGGTGCTCACCGGCTTTCACGCGCTGCACCTCGGCGTGGGCGAGGCCGCGCTGCTCTACGTGATCAGCCAGACCTGGCGCGGGCTCTTCAACTCCGCGCGGCTGCAGGCGGTGCGGCTCTGGGGCATGTACTGGCACAGCGTGACGGCGATCTGGTGTCTGACGTACCTCTTCGTCTATGTCGTATAA
- a CDS encoding cbb3-type cytochrome c oxidase subunit I: MIAGSFFSRYIVSTDHKTVGKQYLWAGLVFLALGGFLAMLLRWQLAFPGARVPLVGGLLFPESGGALSPDVYAKVFTTHGLVMIFFAITPVLIGAFGNFVVPLQIGARDMAFPRLNAASFWILVASQLLALASFLAPLGTASAGWTSYPPLSTNVGTPGWGQSVMVLALLVNGFSTVLGGVNLITTVIRLRAPGMGWLRLPATTWGMFLTSILNVTFVPVLGSAALLLLLDRHLGTQFFIAGASARAGGGDPIAYQHLFWIFGHPEVYILILPAWGVVTDIVSFFSRKPAFAYPLTVGAMIAVTALSGLVYGHHMFVAGLGPMLGQAFMALTLVISIPSAVIALNWLQTIWRGSVRLDSPMLYALGVIIVFGMGGLTGVLLGDLSLDVYLHDTMFVVGHFHLIMASATFLASFAAIHFWFPKLFARRLDENLARAHFSSSLVLLILVFGGQMLAGYSGQPRRLFDPYQYEFLKPLLPLNRWTSYAAFALATAQLLFVWNVVRAFWRGARETDPNPWRVGTLEWTCAPTPVPVENFAEVPQVQRGPHAFDAALQASLGRDFLGQAELVSEAKPQSVGVK, translated from the coding sequence ATGATCGCCGGGTCGTTCTTCTCGCGATATATCGTGAGCACCGACCACAAGACGGTCGGCAAGCAGTACCTCTGGGCGGGCCTGGTGTTCCTGGCGCTGGGTGGCTTTCTGGCGATGCTCTTGCGCTGGCAGCTCGCGTTCCCGGGCGCGCGGGTGCCGCTCGTGGGCGGCCTTCTGTTTCCGGAGAGCGGCGGCGCGCTGAGCCCCGATGTCTACGCAAAGGTCTTCACCACGCACGGCCTGGTGATGATCTTCTTCGCCATCACGCCGGTGCTCATCGGCGCGTTCGGAAACTTCGTGGTGCCCTTGCAGATCGGCGCGCGGGACATGGCGTTTCCGCGGCTGAACGCGGCGTCGTTCTGGATCCTCGTTGCCTCGCAGTTGCTCGCGCTCGCGTCGTTCCTGGCGCCACTGGGTACGGCGTCGGCGGGCTGGACGAGCTATCCGCCGCTCTCGACGAACGTGGGCACGCCGGGCTGGGGCCAGTCGGTGATGGTGCTGGCGCTGCTCGTGAACGGCTTCTCGACGGTGCTCGGCGGCGTGAACCTCATCACCACCGTCATCCGCTTGCGCGCGCCGGGCATGGGCTGGCTGCGCTTGCCGGCGACGACGTGGGGCATGTTCCTCACGTCGATCTTGAACGTCACGTTCGTGCCGGTGCTGGGCAGCGCCGCGCTCCTGCTGCTGCTCGACCGGCACCTGGGCACGCAGTTCTTCATCGCGGGCGCGAGCGCGCGCGCGGGCGGCGGTGATCCCATCGCGTACCAGCACCTGTTCTGGATCTTCGGACACCCGGAGGTCTACATCCTGATCTTGCCGGCGTGGGGCGTGGTCACCGACATCGTCAGCTTCTTCTCGCGCAAGCCCGCCTTTGCGTATCCGCTCACCGTGGGCGCGATGATTGCCGTCACTGCGCTGAGCGGGCTCGTCTACGGGCACCACATGTTCGTGGCTGGCCTCGGGCCGATGCTCGGTCAGGCCTTCATGGCGCTCACGCTGGTGATCAGCATTCCGTCGGCGGTGATCGCGCTGAACTGGCTGCAGACGATCTGGCGCGGCTCGGTGCGCCTCGACTCGCCGATGCTCTACGCGCTCGGCGTCATCATCGTGTTCGGCATGGGCGGGCTGACCGGCGTGCTGCTCGGCGACCTCTCGCTCGACGTCTACCTGCACGACACCATGTTCGTGGTGGGCCACTTCCACCTGATCATGGCGTCGGCGACGTTCCTGGCGTCGTTCGCGGCGATCCACTTCTGGTTCCCCAAGCTGTTCGCGCGGCGGCTCGATGAGAATCTGGCGCGCGCGCACTTCTCGAGCTCGCTGGTGCTGCTCATCCTCGTCTTCGGCGGACAGATGCTCGCGGGCTACAGCGGCCAGCCGCGGCGGCTCTTCGATCCGTACCAGTACGAGTTCTTGAAGCCGCTGCTCCCGCTCAATCGCTGGACGTCCTATGCGGCGTTCGCGCTGGCCACGGCGCAGCTCTTGTTCGTGTGGAACGTGGTGCGCGCGTTCTGGCGCGGCGCGCGCGAAACGGATCCCAATCCGTGGCGCGTGGGCACGCTCGAGTGGACGTGTGCGCCCACGCCGGTTCCGGTGGAGAACTTCGCCGAGGTGCCGCAGGTGCAGCGCGGGCCGCACGCGTTCGATGCTGCGCTGCAGGCCTCGCTGGGCCGCGACTTCCTCGGCCAGGCGGAGCTGGTGTCGGAAGCGAAGCCGCAGTCGGTCGGGGTGAAGTGA